A single region of the Acetonema longum DSM 6540 genome encodes:
- a CDS encoding hydratase produces MIELLGGGIYLLKGRFILKEADKKGKDEIANRLKQEGLTPLTGDIVEVEKAKKGTISYQILSSHNQSGDWQNLKLRFDALGSHDLTYVGIVQTAALGGIGEFPVPFVMTNCHNTLCAIGGTVAEDDHAFGFTAAQKYGGTFIPPNQAVIHQYMREMLTGCGKMILTVDSHTRYGALGTMGVGEGSPEIVKQMLNKTYDIAYPEVIAIYLEGEPKPGVGPHDVALAIIKAVYDNNFVTNKIMEFVGPGVHKLSVDFRNGIDVMTTETTCLSSIWCTDDTVKEYFAIHGRPDAYACLEPAEVSYYDGLVKVNLSKIDPMIALPFHPSNVWPIDELNRNASEILRQVEVEGQKQLDNANLPFRLTDKLANGRLKVEQGIVAGCCGGMFENITAMADILAGKSIGSGYFSLNVYPASQPIYLELIRHKAVERLMTAGAAFKPAFCGPCFGFGDIPAHGSLSIRHVTRNFKHREGSIPTNGQLASSALMDARSIAATALNGGMLTPATELEVEYTRAGYRFDPHVYDNRVYQGFGNPVPGTELKTGPNISSWPPIPPLAENLVLKIAAVLKDPVTTTDELIPSGEASTYRSNPQKLAEFTLGRKDPAYVGRSKAVKQLEEKRLGGLAKADAGQLFEQIVDAIGLPEHFAGNLPTTALGSLIAAVKPGDGSAREQAASSQKMLGGQANVAHEYATKRYRSNLINWGLLPFTVDPETFRQLLVDDLIHIPGIRQAVAEGSGKVRAFIIRGSTVSAIELKLESLSREERDIILAGCLINYYRGNC; encoded by the coding sequence ATGATTGAGTTACTAGGGGGAGGCATCTATCTTTTAAAAGGCCGGTTTATTCTGAAAGAAGCGGACAAAAAGGGGAAAGACGAGATCGCCAATCGTTTAAAACAGGAAGGATTAACGCCTTTGACTGGTGATATTGTTGAGGTGGAAAAAGCTAAAAAAGGCACGATTTCCTATCAGATTCTCAGTAGTCATAATCAATCCGGCGACTGGCAGAATCTAAAGCTCCGTTTTGATGCGCTTGGTTCTCATGATCTAACCTATGTTGGCATTGTTCAGACAGCCGCCCTTGGCGGTATTGGCGAATTCCCGGTGCCGTTTGTCATGACCAATTGTCATAACACTTTATGTGCAATCGGCGGCACTGTGGCAGAGGATGATCATGCCTTCGGCTTTACCGCCGCCCAAAAATATGGCGGTACCTTTATTCCGCCCAATCAGGCGGTCATTCATCAGTATATGCGGGAAATGCTGACCGGCTGTGGCAAAATGATACTTACAGTAGACAGTCATACTCGCTACGGCGCCTTAGGGACCATGGGAGTTGGCGAGGGCAGCCCGGAAATTGTTAAGCAGATGCTTAACAAGACATATGATATAGCTTATCCGGAAGTGATTGCCATCTATCTGGAAGGTGAGCCCAAACCCGGAGTTGGACCGCACGACGTGGCGCTGGCCATTATCAAAGCCGTCTATGATAATAATTTTGTTACCAACAAAATTATGGAATTTGTCGGGCCCGGCGTACATAAGCTTTCGGTTGATTTTAGAAACGGCATTGATGTCATGACTACGGAGACAACCTGTCTGTCTTCTATTTGGTGTACCGATGATACGGTGAAGGAGTACTTCGCCATTCATGGACGCCCTGATGCGTATGCCTGCCTGGAACCGGCGGAGGTAAGCTATTACGACGGTCTGGTCAAGGTTAACCTAAGCAAAATTGACCCGATGATTGCTTTGCCTTTTCATCCCAGCAATGTGTGGCCGATTGACGAACTGAACCGCAATGCTTCCGAGATACTCCGGCAAGTGGAGGTGGAAGGTCAAAAACAATTGGACAATGCGAACTTGCCCTTCCGGTTGACTGATAAACTGGCAAATGGCCGCTTAAAAGTGGAACAGGGGATTGTTGCCGGCTGCTGCGGCGGCATGTTCGAAAATATTACGGCTATGGCCGACATTCTAGCCGGCAAATCAATCGGCAGCGGTTATTTCTCGCTTAACGTTTATCCGGCAAGTCAGCCAATCTATCTTGAACTAATCAGGCACAAAGCTGTTGAACGATTAATGACAGCCGGCGCCGCATTTAAACCGGCATTCTGCGGACCTTGCTTTGGCTTTGGCGACATTCCTGCGCACGGCAGTCTGAGTATTCGCCATGTAACACGGAATTTTAAACATAGGGAAGGTTCCATTCCCACAAACGGCCAGTTGGCATCGAGCGCACTGATGGACGCAAGGTCGATTGCCGCGACGGCATTGAACGGCGGCATGCTAACGCCGGCAACCGAGTTGGAGGTGGAATATACCCGGGCTGGCTACCGGTTTGATCCGCATGTATATGATAATCGGGTATACCAGGGATTTGGCAATCCGGTGCCCGGGACAGAATTAAAAACGGGTCCGAATATTTCCAGCTGGCCGCCGATTCCGCCCCTTGCCGAGAACCTTGTGCTCAAAATAGCGGCTGTTCTGAAAGATCCGGTGACCACCACCGATGAACTGATTCCATCCGGTGAGGCGTCTACGTATCGTTCCAATCCTCAAAAATTGGCGGAATTCACGCTGGGACGTAAAGATCCCGCGTATGTGGGCCGGTCCAAAGCCGTCAAACAACTGGAGGAAAAACGCCTGGGCGGCCTGGCGAAGGCGGATGCCGGCCAGTTGTTTGAACAAATTGTTGATGCAATCGGCTTGCCGGAGCATTTTGCCGGTAACCTGCCAACCACTGCTTTGGGAAGCCTGATAGCCGCCGTTAAGCCCGGAGATGGATCAGCCAGAGAGCAGGCGGCGTCGAGTCAAAAAATGTTAGGAGGCCAGGCCAATGTTGCGCATGAATATGCTACTAAACGGTATCGCAGCAATCTGATCAACTGGGGCTTGCTTCCGTTTACTGTCGACCCGGAAACTTTCCGCCAATTGCTTGTTGATGACTTAATCCACATCCCGGGAATCAGGCAGGCTGTTGCCGAAGGGTCCGGAAAAGTCCGGGCTTTTATAATCCGGGGAAGTACTGTGTCGGCTATTGAACTCAAACTGGAGAGTTTATCCAGAGAGGAAAGAGACATCATACTCGCCGGATGTCTTATCAATTATTACAGAGGGAATTGCTGA
- a CDS encoding RraA family protein translates to MEKALIDELKFIPATCISDALQGFNHCDPAIKPLKEEYRICGRAVTVKVPAGDNMLVIQAMKEGNPGDILVVDCEGVQYRSFAGDFVIGLAKAVGFGGVVANGTVRDVLSIKEMDFPVFCLGATLACSKKIGRGEMNIPVSCGGVTIFPGDIIAGDANGVVVIPQDKAKQVMDAAKQKMQKDQVRAEKVLMNRETAIQYIDTVQPEK, encoded by the coding sequence ATGGAAAAAGCTCTTATTGATGAACTGAAGTTTATTCCGGCCACTTGTATATCGGATGCTTTACAGGGCTTCAATCACTGTGATCCGGCTATTAAACCGCTCAAGGAAGAGTATAGGATTTGCGGGCGGGCCGTTACGGTTAAAGTGCCGGCAGGCGACAATATGCTGGTAATACAAGCCATGAAGGAAGGCAACCCGGGGGATATACTGGTAGTTGATTGTGAAGGGGTTCAATATAGGTCCTTTGCCGGGGACTTTGTTATTGGTCTGGCGAAGGCTGTAGGATTTGGCGGCGTAGTTGCGAACGGAACCGTACGGGATGTTCTCAGTATAAAGGAAATGGATTTTCCCGTATTTTGTCTGGGAGCGACTCTGGCCTGCAGTAAAAAAATCGGGAGGGGAGAAATGAATATTCCCGTATCCTGCGGGGGCGTAACAATTTTCCCCGGAGATATTATTGCGGGTGACGCCAATGGTGTAGTCGTTATCCCCCAAGACAAGGCGAAGCAGGTCATGGACGCCGCTAAACAAAAAATGCAGAAAGATCAGGTGCGTGCAGAAAAAGTTTTGATGAACAGGGAAACGGCTATTCAATATATTGATACTGTTCAACCGGAAAAATAA
- a CDS encoding NAD(P)-dependent oxidoreductase yields the protein MSKSKVVFFNGNAQRVADIFCAMAPEGFEIAYASSKLSEEEKIKLLQGVEYVMLHPGVISGQILREAKSLKLIQSLTAGYDKIDLKAAKELNIPVATNGGANSWAVAEQSIALLLALYRRLIQCDKSVREGKWREAISGFNTFEIAGKTVGIIGAGNIGRKVARRLKAFEADIIYYDPSVATDIETELGARKVSIEELASAADIISLHAPLLKDTWGLLGKHEFSLMKPSAVIVNTSRAELIDQEAFLGALQSRRIAGAALDVFYQEPVLADDLFLKLDNVIVAPHTAGHTSEGWTRRIDFAWKNIQRVAGGQEPLSAARKD from the coding sequence ATGAGCAAAAGTAAAGTGGTTTTTTTTAATGGAAACGCGCAGCGGGTTGCGGATATATTCTGCGCAATGGCTCCGGAAGGGTTTGAAATAGCCTATGCATCAAGTAAGCTTAGCGAAGAGGAGAAGATTAAGCTTTTACAGGGTGTGGAATATGTCATGCTGCATCCGGGCGTTATTTCCGGGCAAATTCTGCGAGAAGCCAAATCGCTTAAATTAATTCAATCTCTGACCGCCGGATACGACAAAATTGATTTAAAGGCAGCCAAAGAGCTGAATATTCCGGTAGCAACTAACGGCGGCGCAAACTCTTGGGCTGTGGCCGAACAAAGTATTGCGCTGCTGTTGGCTCTATATAGAAGACTTATTCAATGCGATAAGTCTGTGCGTGAGGGAAAATGGCGCGAGGCAATCAGTGGGTTTAACACATTTGAGATTGCCGGCAAAACCGTGGGCATTATCGGGGCAGGAAATATTGGCCGCAAAGTGGCCCGGAGGCTTAAGGCATTTGAAGCGGATATCATATACTATGATCCTTCTGTTGCGACCGATATTGAAACAGAGTTGGGCGCTCGCAAAGTTTCTATAGAAGAATTGGCAAGCGCGGCGGATATTATTTCGCTGCATGCGCCGTTGCTTAAAGATACTTGGGGACTTTTGGGAAAACACGAATTTTCCCTTATGAAACCATCCGCAGTGATTGTAAATACTAGCCGGGCGGAACTGATTGATCAGGAAGCCTTCCTCGGAGCATTGCAGTCCCGGCGGATTGCCGGCGCCGCTCTGGATGTTTTCTACCAGGAACCTGTATTGGCCGATGACCTGTTTTTAAAATTGGATAATGTCATCGTCGCTCCACATACTGCCGGACACACCAGTGAGGGGTGGACCCGGCGGATTGATTTTGCCTGGAAGAATATTCAAAGGGTAGCTGGCGGGCAGGAGCCGTTATCGGCAGCCCGGAAAGATTAA
- a CDS encoding aconitate hydratase, which produces MGLTVAEKLITASLVDGEMKKGNRIGIHITQTLTHDVTGVMTYLEFEAIGLKRIKTDLSVSYIDHNILQADYKNPDDHRFLMDITSKFGILCTKPASGICHQLHLERFAQPGKSLLGSDSHTVNAGGVGMLAIGAGGLDIAMAMAGEPFYFKMPQIIKVMLTGRLSPFVSAKNVILEVLRRLTVKGGLNTILEYAGPGIKTLNVTERATICNMGAEAGATTSVFPCDEVARYWFKAQDREQHWQPIVADDDAVYDQMIEINLSELEPLIALPHQPDNVVPVREVAGVEIDQVMFGGCTNSSLQDVLSIAHVLNGKHVHGNVDTGLYCGSRQVMLEAIRRGAIDKLICSGVRIMEMFCGACNGMGFAPPSKGKSLRTGPRNFYGRCGTESADVYLASPEVAAASAITGKITDPRGLGLSGWEYSMPAKFVIDESMFLQPQGFLDHSPVRRGPNIKPLPDLEAVPGQLSGETLIKVGDDITTDHIVPAGAHFLPIRCNIPEVSKYVFKVVDESFPERARKAGSGFIVAGHNYGQGSSREQAALAPRYLGIRAVIAKSFARIHLANLVNFGLIPFILVNEDEFELIDQGDTLSIDTAILKQGMKYLVHNITKNQKIAVETPLSQAELDIIRAGGRLNWIRLNQR; this is translated from the coding sequence ATGGGACTTACTGTTGCGGAAAAGCTGATAACTGCTTCATTAGTTGACGGCGAAATGAAAAAAGGAAATCGGATTGGAATTCATATTACACAGACGTTAACGCATGATGTAACCGGTGTTATGACCTATTTGGAATTTGAAGCGATTGGTTTAAAACGGATAAAAACGGATTTGTCTGTAAGTTATATTGACCATAATATTTTGCAGGCTGATTACAAAAATCCGGATGATCACAGGTTTTTGATGGACATTACCAGTAAATTCGGTATCCTGTGTACTAAGCCTGCCAGCGGAATTTGTCATCAGCTGCACTTGGAACGCTTTGCACAGCCCGGGAAGAGCCTGCTTGGCAGTGATTCACATACCGTTAATGCTGGCGGAGTCGGTATGCTCGCCATAGGTGCAGGCGGTCTGGATATTGCAATGGCAATGGCTGGTGAACCGTTTTACTTTAAAATGCCGCAAATTATAAAAGTAATGCTTACCGGAAGATTATCACCGTTTGTATCAGCTAAAAATGTCATTTTGGAAGTTTTAAGACGCCTTACGGTTAAAGGCGGGCTGAACACAATACTCGAATATGCGGGTCCGGGAATAAAAACCCTAAACGTAACGGAACGGGCGACTATTTGCAATATGGGCGCGGAAGCCGGCGCTACAACTTCGGTATTTCCATGTGACGAAGTTGCCCGATATTGGTTTAAAGCCCAAGACCGGGAGCAGCACTGGCAGCCAATTGTTGCTGATGATGACGCGGTATATGACCAAATGATAGAAATTAACCTCTCTGAATTGGAACCGTTAATCGCATTGCCCCATCAACCGGATAATGTGGTGCCTGTGCGCGAAGTGGCCGGGGTTGAGATCGATCAGGTGATGTTCGGCGGCTGTACCAACTCTTCCCTGCAGGATGTACTCTCAATTGCCCACGTTTTAAATGGAAAACATGTACATGGGAACGTAGACACAGGATTGTATTGCGGCAGCAGGCAGGTCATGCTGGAAGCTATCCGGCGCGGTGCTATCGATAAACTGATCTGTTCCGGGGTGCGCATTATGGAAATGTTTTGCGGCGCGTGCAATGGCATGGGCTTTGCGCCCCCCAGCAAGGGGAAATCCCTTAGAACGGGACCCAGAAACTTTTACGGACGCTGTGGTACGGAAAGCGCGGACGTATATTTAGCAAGTCCGGAGGTTGCCGCAGCTTCCGCGATAACCGGAAAAATAACGGATCCGCGTGGCTTGGGGCTGTCGGGCTGGGAATATAGCATGCCGGCAAAGTTTGTTATAGATGAAAGCATGTTTTTGCAGCCTCAGGGTTTTTTAGATCATTCACCGGTTCGCCGGGGGCCGAATATTAAACCGCTGCCTGATCTCGAAGCGGTACCCGGGCAACTTTCCGGTGAAACACTGATTAAGGTTGGCGATGATATCACTACGGATCATATCGTTCCGGCCGGGGCGCACTTTCTGCCTATTCGCTGCAATATACCGGAGGTGTCCAAGTATGTGTTTAAAGTCGTTGATGAATCGTTTCCGGAAAGGGCGAGAAAGGCCGGAAGCGGATTTATTGTAGCCGGTCATAATTACGGGCAGGGTTCAAGCCGGGAACAGGCGGCGCTAGCACCAAGATACCTGGGAATCCGGGCTGTGATCGCCAAAAGCTTTGCACGCATTCATCTGGCCAATTTAGTGAACTTTGGTCTCATTCCGTTTATTTTGGTCAATGAAGACGAGTTTGAACTGATTGATCAGGGCGATACCCTGTCCATTGATACAGCAATCTTAAAACAAGGAATGAAGTACCTCGTTCACAATATTACCAAAAACCAAAAAATAGCGGTTGAAACTCCGTTGTCCCAGGCCGAGTTAGATATCATCCGTGCGGGCGGACGTCTTAACTGGATCAGACTAAACCAGCGCTAG